The Chrysemys picta bellii isolate R12L10 chromosome 5, ASM1138683v2, whole genome shotgun sequence genome includes a window with the following:
- the LOC135983949 gene encoding uncharacterized protein LOC135983949, with protein MQSSPAVMAVQSGNRKRAPAWTDREVLDLIAVWGDESVLSELRSKRRNAKIYEKISKDMAERGYSRDATQCRVKIKELRQGYQKTKEANGRSGSHPQTSRFYEALHSILGAAATTTPPVTVDSEDGILSTAGSSDMLGDGEDEEGDEEGEAVGSSHNADFPDSQDLFITLTEIPYEASPAITPDTESGEGSATPSATVSQPSLESHSQRLARIRRRKKRTREDMFSELMASSQAQAAQQTQWRENLTRMHQANMDREERWRQEDQQATQTLLGLLREQTDTLRRLVDVLQERRQEDRAPLQSISNRPPPPPSPIPTSPKVQRRRGGRVPANSHSTPAESSSSRRLSFPKI; from the exons atgcagagctctccagcagtgatggccgtgcagtctgggaatagaaagagagccccagcatggactgatcgtgaagtcttggatctcatcgctgtgtggggcgatgagtccgtgctttccgagctgcgatccaaaagaaggaatgcaaagatctacgagaagatctctaaagacatggcagagagaggatacagccgggatgcaacgcagtgccgcgtgaaaatcaaggagctgagacaaggctaccagaagaccaaagaggcaaacggacgctccggatcccatccccagacatcccgtttctacgaggcactgcattccatcctcggtgctgccgccaccactaccccaccagtgaccgtggactctgaggatgggatactgtccacggccggttcctcagacatgttaggggacggggaagatgaggaaggagatgaggagggcgaggcagttggcagctctcacaacgctgatttccccgacagccaggatctcttcatcacccttacagagatcccctacgaagcgtccccagccattaccccggacacagaatctggtgaaggatcagcca ccccgtctgcgactgtctcacaacctagcctggaatcacactcccagaggctagcgcggattaggcgtaggaagaagaggacacgggaggacatgttctctgagcttatggcctcttcccaagcccaggcagcacagcagacccagtggcgggagaacttgacccgaatgcaccaagccaacatggatcgggaggagaggtggcggcaggaagaccagcaggcgactcaaacgctgcttggactactgagggagcaaacggacacgctccggcgccttgtggatgttctgcaggaacggaggcaggaggacagagccccgctgcagtccatctctaaccgccctcccccgccaccaagtcccatacccacctcacccaaagtgcaaagaaggagaggcggcagagtccctgctaactctcactccacccctgcagagagctctagtagcagaaggctctcatttcccaaaatttga